Proteins from one Methanobacterium aggregans genomic window:
- a CDS encoding DUF2115 domain-containing protein, which produces MPESFVDTALKEKMTKDELLSLLKREARNLHMKDIMLATAFFQEDAQFMPKGYRDDYIKTFSKAFFTRIKDIKEDENHYPGSVNLEKLRGFFKLLDEQKAGAKGDRELCFLRIASLVATYTTFIREESIHPIGTKFPGGFTLRFHDGEYLCPVKDRQEKNPSALCRFCVSVQDEDAV; this is translated from the coding sequence ATGCCTGAAAGTTTTGTTGATACTGCCCTGAAGGAGAAAATGACCAAAGATGAACTTTTATCCCTCCTCAAGAGGGAAGCCCGTAACCTTCACATGAAGGATATAATGCTTGCAACTGCATTTTTCCAGGAGGATGCCCAGTTCATGCCCAAGGGCTACAGGGATGACTACATCAAAACCTTCTCAAAGGCATTTTTCACACGGATCAAGGATATAAAAGAGGATGAAAATCATTACCCAGGTTCTGTGAATCTTGAAAAGCTTAGGGGATTTTTCAAACTCTTGGATGAACAAAAAGCTGGTGCAAAGGGTGACAGGGAGCTTTGTTTTTTGAGGATCGCCAGTTTAGTTGCAACCTACACAACCTTCATCCGTGAAGAATCCATACATCCCATTGGAACCAAATTTCCAGGGGGTTTTACCCTTCGATTCCATGATGGAGAGTATCTTTGTCCTGTGAAGGATCGTCAGGAAAAGAATCCAAGTGCACTCTGCAGGTTCTGTGTGTCTGTGCAGGATGAAGATGCTGTTTAA